One genomic region from Gaiellales bacterium encodes:
- a CDS encoding LON peptidase substrate-binding domain-containing protein, whose translation MATREIGIFALPTVLVPGERMPLHVFEERYKQLIGECVAQGEDFLLLYADEEGTRELGCAASVDEVLEEFEDGRMNIVVEGTDVLRVVEITRGRAYTTAMVEAAPEDLTVTEEPGPVLDLYRKIASAGGGDPEEDLLAGDQPLSYAIMARVDFPAAEKQRVLELRSESGRLMAIVDLLARGLQALAQIEQIRERAQTNGKVPHGD comes from the coding sequence ATGGCCACACGAGAGATCGGCATCTTTGCGTTGCCAACGGTGCTCGTGCCGGGCGAGCGGATGCCGCTGCACGTCTTCGAGGAGCGCTACAAGCAGCTGATCGGCGAGTGCGTCGCCCAGGGCGAGGACTTCCTGCTGCTCTACGCCGACGAGGAGGGGACGCGCGAGCTGGGGTGCGCCGCGAGCGTCGACGAGGTGCTGGAGGAGTTCGAGGACGGCCGCATGAACATCGTGGTCGAGGGCACCGATGTGCTGCGGGTGGTCGAGATCACGCGTGGCCGCGCCTACACCACCGCCATGGTCGAGGCCGCGCCGGAGGATCTCACCGTGACGGAGGAGCCGGGACCCGTGCTCGACCTGTACCGGAAGATCGCGTCGGCCGGCGGCGGCGATCCGGAGGAGGACCTGCTCGCAGGCGACCAGCCGCTCAGCTACGCGATCATGGCGCGCGTCGACTTCCCGGCCGCCGAGAAGCAGCGCGTCCTCGAGCTGCGGTCCGAGAGCGGCCGTCTGATGGCGATCGTCGACCTGCTCGCTCGCGGCCTCCAGGCGCTCGCCCAGATCGAGCAGATCCGCGAGCGCGCGCAGACGAACGGCAAGG
- the hisC gene encoding histidinol-phosphate transaminase — translation MHARPEIADLSPYTPGKPVSALRRELGLDTIVKLASNEGPFGPFPAARAALAEALPGLNRYPERAAELQERLATRHGVAPERIAQGNGADGVIANIALAYLRPGDEVLMGWPSFVSYRLAAVKMGAIPVQVPLAGGSYDLEALAGAVTPATRLVYVCSPNNPTGGIVERDALGAFLETVPDRVLVVIDAAYHEYVTDPGHVDAVAEHGHRPNVVVLRTFSKLFGLAGLRVGYAVAPAGVAAELAKVRGPFDVSELANIAAVASLDDDDECARRREVNRVERQRLVSALEERGLAVFPAAANFVCIDVGDGAALAARLEQEGVIVRPLAPFGAPGCVRVTVGLPEHDDAFLAALDRCLQPA, via the coding sequence GTGCACGCGCGCCCGGAGATCGCGGATCTGAGCCCCTATACGCCGGGGAAGCCGGTGTCGGCGCTGCGGCGGGAGCTCGGCCTCGACACAATCGTGAAGCTCGCCTCCAACGAGGGGCCGTTCGGCCCGTTTCCCGCGGCGCGCGCCGCGCTCGCGGAGGCGCTCCCGGGATTGAACCGCTATCCCGAGCGGGCCGCGGAGCTCCAGGAGCGGCTCGCGACGCGTCATGGCGTGGCCCCCGAGCGCATCGCCCAGGGAAACGGCGCGGACGGTGTGATCGCGAACATCGCGCTCGCCTACCTGCGGCCGGGGGACGAGGTGTTGATGGGCTGGCCGTCGTTCGTCAGCTACCGGCTGGCCGCCGTCAAGATGGGAGCGATTCCCGTGCAGGTACCGCTGGCGGGCGGTAGCTACGACCTCGAGGCCCTCGCCGGCGCGGTCACGCCGGCCACGCGGCTGGTGTACGTCTGCAGCCCGAACAATCCGACCGGCGGGATCGTCGAACGCGACGCCCTCGGCGCCTTCCTGGAAACGGTCCCCGACCGGGTGCTGGTCGTGATCGATGCGGCGTACCACGAATACGTCACGGACCCCGGCCACGTCGACGCGGTGGCCGAGCACGGGCACCGGCCGAACGTGGTCGTCCTGCGGACGTTCTCGAAGCTGTTCGGCCTGGCCGGGCTTCGGGTCGGCTACGCGGTCGCCCCGGCGGGCGTCGCTGCGGAGCTGGCCAAGGTGCGGGGGCCGTTCGACGTCTCGGAGCTCGCGAACATCGCCGCGGTTGCCAGCCTCGACGACGACGACGAGTGCGCGCGCCGGCGCGAGGTGAACCGGGTGGAGCGGCAGCGGCTCGTGTCGGCGCTCGAGGAGCGCGGGCTCGCGGTGTTCCCCGCGGCCGCGAACTTCGTCTGCATCGATGTCGGCGACGGAGCGGCGCTGGCGGCCCGGCTCGAGCAGGAGGGCGTCATCGTGCGGCCGCTCGCGCCGTTCGGCGCCCCGGGCTGCGTGCGGGTGACCGTGGGGCTCCCCGAGCACGACGACGCCTTCCTCGCCGCTCTCGATCGCTGTCTCCAGCCGGCATGA
- the meaB gene encoding methylmalonyl Co-A mutase-associated GTPase MeaB, whose protein sequence is MSRRQPDLASLRDGVLAGEKRAVARAISLVEDRDEEAYRLVAELYPHTGSAIVAGFTGPPGVGKSSLLSALVTLLRRDGQTVGVVSIDPASPFSHGAVLGDRIRLTEHFLDPGVFIRSMSTRGHLGGISEATLQALLVLDASGKQVLLLETVGVGQSEVDVATSADTVVLVLMPGSGDSVQALKAGIMEIPDVIVINKSDHPAARTMRSEIRSILSLVREREWKVPIVETEALRGEGVAGLWQAVLDHRAFLQRDGGLDRRRRRSIEHEVVAVAVAQARRRLSEAVAEDPEVRVLLDRVHARDLDPLTATREIAERVLRRPPSG, encoded by the coding sequence ATGAGCCGGCGGCAGCCCGACCTCGCGTCGCTGCGCGACGGCGTTCTGGCCGGCGAGAAGCGCGCCGTCGCTCGCGCGATCTCGCTCGTCGAGGATCGCGACGAGGAGGCGTACCGGCTGGTCGCGGAGCTCTACCCGCACACCGGCTCCGCCATCGTCGCCGGCTTCACCGGCCCTCCGGGCGTCGGCAAGTCGAGCCTCCTGTCGGCGCTCGTCACGCTGCTGCGACGCGATGGGCAGACCGTCGGCGTGGTGTCGATCGACCCCGCCAGCCCGTTCTCCCACGGCGCGGTGCTCGGCGACCGCATCCGGCTGACCGAGCACTTCCTCGACCCGGGGGTCTTCATCCGGTCGATGTCGACCCGGGGGCACCTCGGCGGCATCTCGGAGGCGACGCTCCAGGCCCTCCTCGTGCTCGACGCCTCGGGCAAGCAGGTGCTGCTGCTCGAGACCGTCGGCGTGGGGCAGAGCGAGGTCGATGTGGCCACCTCCGCCGACACCGTCGTCCTGGTGCTGATGCCCGGCTCGGGCGATTCCGTGCAGGCGCTGAAGGCCGGCATCATGGAGATCCCGGACGTGATCGTGATCAACAAGTCCGATCACCCTGCCGCGCGCACGATGCGCAGCGAGATCAGGTCGATCCTGTCGCTCGTCCGCGAACGCGAGTGGAAGGTGCCGATCGTCGAGACGGAGGCGCTGCGCGGCGAGGGCGTTGCCGGACTCTGGCAGGCGGTGCTCGACCACCGGGCGTTCCTGCAGCGCGACGGCGGCCTCGACCGGAGGCGGCGGCGGAGCATCGAGCACGAGGTGGTGGCGGTGGCGGTCGCCCAGGCGCGCCGCCGCCTGAGCGAGGCGGTTGCGGAGGACCCCGAGGTGCGGGTGCTGCTCGACCGCGTCCACGCGCGCGACCTCGACCCGCTCACGGCAACCCGGGAGATCGCAGAGCGGGTGCTGCGCCGGCCGCCGAGCGGCTGA
- a CDS encoding type II toxin-antitoxin system VapC family toxin — protein sequence MTRFVVDATAAIHIARSGVQVASGHELLAPTLLRSQTLNALREAVHRGELAPDEARDLIGRVGPPGLKIRLLGDAVLRRVAWEIAEQQGWQGTYDAEYLALTRLQGDALVTLDAGLARSAEGIVPLAPIDAIG from the coding sequence GTGACCAGGTTCGTCGTCGACGCCACCGCGGCGATCCACATCGCCCGCTCCGGCGTGCAGGTCGCCTCCGGTCACGAGCTGCTCGCACCGACGCTGCTTCGCTCGCAGACGCTGAACGCCCTTCGCGAAGCGGTGCACCGGGGCGAGCTGGCCCCCGACGAGGCGCGCGACCTGATCGGCCGGGTCGGCCCGCCGGGCCTGAAGATCCGGCTGCTCGGCGACGCGGTGCTACGACGGGTCGCGTGGGAGATCGCTGAGCAGCAGGGCTGGCAGGGCACCTATGACGCGGAGTACCTGGCGCTCACCCGGCTGCAGGGCGACGCGCTGGTGACCCTCGACGCCGGGCTGGCCCGGAGTGCGGAGGGCATCGTCCCGCTGGCGCCCATCGACGCGATCGGGTGA
- a CDS encoding inorganic diphosphatase — MTADGDLPLYAFVEIPKGSRNKYEFDPALGHVVLDRTLWTSVVYPADYGFLIDTLGRDGDPVDALILVAEPTFPGCVIPVEPIGVFEMTDEKGEDDKVLCVPVTRDAKWSHMHDITDIRDSLLDEIAHFFDVYKDLEHPGAVTVGGWHPRAYADEIVAEGRAAFAAQTAPAAD, encoded by the coding sequence GTGACCGCAGACGGCGACCTGCCGCTGTACGCCTTCGTCGAGATCCCGAAGGGCAGCCGCAACAAGTACGAGTTCGACCCCGCGCTCGGGCACGTGGTGCTCGACCGGACGCTGTGGACGAGCGTCGTCTACCCGGCGGACTACGGCTTCCTGATCGACACGCTGGGGCGTGACGGCGACCCGGTGGATGCCCTGATCCTGGTCGCGGAACCGACGTTCCCGGGCTGCGTGATCCCGGTGGAGCCGATCGGCGTGTTCGAGATGACCGACGAGAAGGGCGAGGACGACAAGGTGCTCTGCGTTCCGGTGACACGTGACGCGAAGTGGAGCCACATGCACGACATCACGGACATTCGGGACTCGCTGCTCGACGAGATCGCACACTTTTTCGACGTGTACAAGGATCTCGAGCACCCGGGCGCGGTCACGGTCGGCGGGTGGCACCCTCGCGCCTACGCGGACGAGATCGTCGCCGAGGGTCGGGCCGCCTTCGCCGCGCAGACCGCACCCGCGGCGGACTAG
- a CDS encoding FTR1 family protein: protein MLGSLFITLREGFEAALMIGIVLAYLRQSGSSDRARHVWAGVAAAAVASAVMGGIIFAAGGELDGRSESLYEATAMLLAAGVLTWMIFWMQRQARGLGSALRQRVSHALVMGGGALFWLAFVSVGREGIETALFMYAATGTDSPLATLAGGTIGLAAAVVLGVLVYRGAAHLNLGTFFRITSVLVLAFAAYLLAGALHELGELAGNEALEEGGYVIALLYVAGTVWAYLRPPAMLARALGE from the coding sequence GTGCTCGGATCGCTGTTCATCACACTGCGCGAAGGCTTCGAGGCCGCCCTGATGATCGGCATCGTGCTCGCCTATCTTCGCCAGAGCGGCTCGTCCGACCGCGCCCGGCACGTCTGGGCCGGCGTCGCGGCGGCGGCCGTCGCGAGCGCCGTGATGGGCGGCATCATCTTCGCCGCGGGCGGCGAGCTCGACGGCCGCAGCGAGTCGCTCTACGAGGCGACCGCCATGCTGCTGGCGGCCGGCGTGCTCACGTGGATGATCTTCTGGATGCAGCGCCAGGCTCGCGGGCTCGGCAGCGCGCTGCGGCAGCGGGTCTCCCATGCGCTCGTGATGGGCGGCGGAGCGCTCTTCTGGCTCGCCTTCGTCTCCGTCGGCCGCGAGGGCATCGAGACCGCGCTCTTCATGTATGCCGCCACGGGCACCGACTCGCCGCTCGCCACGCTGGCCGGAGGGACGATCGGCCTGGCGGCCGCCGTCGTGCTGGGCGTGCTCGTCTACCGGGGCGCCGCGCACCTGAACCTCGGGACGTTCTTCCGGATCACGAGCGTGCTCGTGCTCGCCTTCGCCGCGTACCTGCTGGCCGGGGCCCTGCACGAGCTCGGCGAGCTGGCCGGGAACGAGGCGCTCGAGGAGGGCGGCTACGTGATCGCGCTGCTCTACGTCGCCGGCACGGTGTGGGCGTACCTGCGCCCGCCGGCGATGCTCGCCCGCGCGCTGGGCGAGTAG
- the ilvA gene encoding threonine ammonia-lyase has product MIPLDDIRAAAERLRGVAHRTPLHRSQTFSDWAGCEVFLKHENQQRTGSFKIRGAYTKLQSLSPEERAAGVIAPSAGNHAQAVAFAARLAGVPATVFMPGSASLAKVGATEGYGARVQLAGDSVDDAVAAAQAAAARTGATLVHPFDDPAVITGQGTVGLEILEDIPDVDTVVVPLGGGGLLSGIACAIKAQHPQVRVVGVQAAGCAPYVASLEKGELEPVHQTTTIADGIAVKRPGEQTFSLIRELVDDVVTVTDADIGQAIVHLLERSKAVVEGAGAVALAAILAGRVTGRKVVAVLSGGNIDTPLMMQVIRFGLTNQGRYLVIRTRLIDRPGQLMELLKVISDAHVNILVVSHHRESVEVAVAETGIELILETRDEAHAEQVVSLVRSHGYPVTRMR; this is encoded by the coding sequence GTGATCCCCCTCGACGACATCCGTGCCGCCGCCGAGCGCCTGCGCGGCGTGGCTCACCGCACGCCGCTTCACCGGTCGCAGACCTTCTCCGACTGGGCCGGCTGTGAGGTGTTCCTCAAGCACGAGAACCAGCAGCGGACCGGCTCGTTCAAGATCCGCGGCGCCTACACCAAGCTGCAATCGCTCAGCCCGGAGGAGCGGGCGGCCGGCGTGATCGCGCCGTCGGCCGGCAACCACGCGCAGGCGGTCGCGTTCGCCGCGCGCCTCGCCGGCGTGCCGGCGACCGTGTTCATGCCCGGCTCCGCCTCGCTGGCGAAGGTGGGCGCGACCGAGGGCTACGGCGCGCGGGTGCAGCTCGCGGGCGACAGCGTCGACGATGCCGTCGCGGCCGCTCAGGCGGCCGCCGCCCGGACCGGTGCAACGCTCGTGCATCCGTTCGACGACCCGGCCGTGATCACCGGTCAGGGCACGGTCGGGCTCGAGATCCTCGAGGACATCCCCGACGTCGACACGGTGGTCGTCCCGCTGGGCGGGGGCGGTCTGCTCTCGGGCATCGCCTGCGCCATCAAGGCACAACATCCACAGGTGCGGGTGGTCGGTGTCCAGGCGGCCGGCTGTGCTCCGTACGTGGCCTCGCTGGAGAAGGGTGAGCTCGAGCCGGTGCACCAGACGACCACGATCGCCGACGGCATCGCGGTGAAGCGGCCCGGCGAGCAGACGTTCTCACTGATCCGGGAGCTGGTGGACGACGTGGTCACGGTGACGGATGCCGATATCGGACAGGCGATCGTGCACCTGCTGGAACGGTCGAAGGCAGTGGTCGAGGGAGCGGGCGCCGTCGCGCTGGCCGCCATCCTGGCCGGAAGGGTGACAGGGCGGAAGGTCGTGGCCGTTCTCTCAGGAGGCAACATCGACACGCCGCTGATGATGCAGGTGATCCGGTTCGGCCTGACGAACCAGGGCCGCTACCTCGTGATCCGCACCCGGCTGATCGACCGGCCGGGCCAGCTGATGGAGCTGCTGAAGGTGATCTCGGACGCGCATGTCAACATCCTGGTCGTGTCGCATCACCGGGAGAGCGTCGAGGTGGCCGTTGCCGAGACCGGCATCGAGCTGATCCTCGAGACGCGCGACGAGGCGCACGCCGAGCAGGTGGTGTCGCTCGTGCGCAGCCACGGGTATCCCGTGACCCGCATGCGCTAG